In Streptomyces sclerotialus, one genomic interval encodes:
- a CDS encoding FAD-binding oxidoreductase, whose amino-acid sequence MDTETLEALKIAVRGPVIGPEDSGYDAARKVYNGMLDKRPAAVVPCRDVVDVRDVIAFARDKGVDLAVRGGGHSAPGLGIVDGGVTADLASMRWVRVDPEARTAQVGGGSTLGDLDHATQGFGLAVPTGINSTTGLGGLTLGGGHGYLTRKYGLTVDSLVAADVVLADGSFVTASESEHEDLFWALRGGSGNFGVVTSFTYRLHPVGTVGVGTTVWPVDRTPEVLAWYREFMPQADEDVYGFFAVLAVPPGPPFPEELHGRKMCGVVWCHTGDPGRTEAVIGDALAGAREAGEPAFHFTTPMPYVELQSMFDELLPPGLQWYWRGDFFDRVPDEALEIHRRYGEELPSGLSTMHLYPVDRAAHRVANDATAWSYRDAVWSGVYAAIDPDPANAAALKEWCVGYMEALHPYSMGGSYVNFLGEGEGEERVRATYRENYDRLARVKQKYDPDNVFHTNQNVRPASAASKA is encoded by the coding sequence ATGGACACCGAAACTCTCGAAGCGCTGAAGATCGCGGTGCGAGGGCCGGTCATCGGGCCGGAGGATTCCGGATACGACGCGGCCCGGAAGGTCTACAACGGGATGCTCGACAAGCGGCCGGCGGCCGTGGTCCCGTGCCGGGACGTGGTCGACGTCAGGGACGTCATCGCGTTCGCGCGGGATAAGGGGGTCGACCTCGCCGTACGGGGCGGGGGACACAGCGCGCCGGGGCTGGGGATCGTGGACGGCGGGGTCACCGCCGACCTGGCGTCGATGCGGTGGGTGCGGGTCGATCCCGAGGCCCGGACCGCGCAGGTCGGGGGCGGGAGCACGCTCGGCGACCTGGACCATGCGACGCAGGGCTTCGGGCTCGCCGTGCCCACCGGTATCAACTCGACGACCGGGCTGGGCGGGCTGACGCTGGGTGGGGGGCACGGGTACCTCACCCGCAAGTACGGCCTGACGGTGGACAGTCTGGTGGCGGCGGACGTGGTGCTGGCGGACGGGTCTTTCGTCACGGCGAGCGAGAGCGAGCACGAGGACCTGTTCTGGGCACTGCGCGGCGGGAGCGGGAACTTCGGGGTCGTCACGTCGTTCACGTACCGGCTGCACCCGGTGGGCACGGTCGGTGTCGGAACCACCGTGTGGCCGGTGGACCGTACGCCCGAAGTGCTCGCCTGGTACCGGGAGTTCATGCCGCAGGCCGACGAGGACGTGTACGGGTTCTTCGCGGTGCTGGCCGTGCCGCCCGGGCCGCCGTTCCCCGAGGAGCTGCACGGGCGGAAGATGTGCGGTGTGGTGTGGTGCCACACCGGTGACCCCGGGCGGACCGAGGCGGTGATCGGGGACGCGCTCGCGGGGGCGCGCGAGGCGGGGGAGCCGGCCTTCCACTTCACGACGCCGATGCCGTACGTGGAGCTGCAGAGCATGTTCGACGAGCTGCTGCCGCCGGGGCTGCAGTGGTACTGGCGGGGTGACTTCTTCGACCGGGTCCCGGACGAGGCGCTGGAGATCCACCGCAGGTACGGGGAGGAACTGCCGAGCGGACTGTCGACCATGCACCTGTACCCGGTGGACAGGGCCGCGCACCGGGTCGCGAACGACGCGACCGCGTGGAGCTACCGGGACGCGGTGTGGTCAGGGGTGTACGCCGCGATCGACCCGGACCCGGCGAACGCCGCGGCCCTGAAGGAATGGTGCGTGGGGTACATGGAAGCGCTGCACCCCTACTCCATGGGCGGCTCGTACGTGAACTTCCTTGGGGAGGGAGAAGGGGAGGAGCGGGTCCGGGCCACCTACCGCGAGAACTACGACCGGCTGGCGCGGGTCAAGCAGAAGTACGACCCGGACAACGTCTTCCACACGAACCAGAACGTCAGGCCTGCTTCGGCGGCGTCGAAGGCGTGA
- a CDS encoding ATP-binding protein, with protein sequence MFTRRFSSTPRGARLARLLAERRLVEWGVPHGSDASFAARLVVGELAANAATHGRVPGRDFELSLTLLAPAAAPATLRIEVSDTRAERVPPTADALSTPFPYADSGRGLHLVSALATHWTARPRSPLGKTLLAELELPAGQSGVGHCGGAAAAGL encoded by the coding sequence ATGTTCACGCGTCGTTTCAGCTCCACGCCCCGAGGGGCGCGCCTGGCGCGGCTGCTCGCCGAGCGGCGCCTCGTAGAGTGGGGCGTCCCGCACGGGAGTGACGCCTCCTTCGCCGCGCGGCTGGTCGTCGGCGAACTCGCCGCCAACGCCGCCACCCATGGGCGCGTCCCCGGACGGGACTTCGAACTCTCCCTCACGCTCCTCGCGCCGGCCGCGGCGCCCGCGACCCTCCGCATCGAGGTGAGTGACACCCGGGCCGAACGCGTCCCGCCGACCGCCGATGCGCTCTCCACCCCCTTCCCGTACGCCGACTCCGGACGCGGACTGCACCTCGTGTCCGCGCTCGCCACTCACTGGACCGCCCGCCCCCGCAGCCCCCTCGGCAAGACCCTCCTCGCCGAGCTGGAACTGCCGGCCGGGCAGTCCGGCGTCGGGCATTGCGGGGGTGCCGCGGCGGCAGGACTCTGA
- a CDS encoding oxidoreductase yields the protein MARRWSTSHIPDQTGRLAVVTGANSGLGYVTARELARRGARVILACRDKDRGAAAAAQLHAEVPAADFELRTLDLADLASVRAFAADLAPDRLDLLINNAGVMALPHRRTADGFEMQFGTNHLGHFALTGLLLPALLGTPGARVVTVSSGLHALADIDLTDLNYEQNRYRRWIAYARSKSANLLFTHELATRLGRAGADVLSVAAHPGYAATNLQTAGVRMEGRDRAERLATLGNRVFAQPAESGALPTLCAATAPGMRPDAFLGPQGGLRGAPAPSFRAPWTRNDTTAAALWTASEQLTDVTYDFTPSTPPKQA from the coding sequence ATGGCCCGCCGCTGGAGCACGTCCCACATTCCCGACCAGACCGGCCGGCTGGCCGTCGTCACCGGCGCCAACAGCGGCCTCGGCTACGTCACGGCCCGTGAGCTCGCCCGCCGCGGTGCGCGGGTGATCCTCGCCTGCCGCGACAAGGACCGCGGCGCCGCTGCCGCAGCGCAGCTGCACGCCGAGGTCCCCGCCGCCGACTTCGAGCTGCGTACGCTGGACCTCGCCGACCTGGCCTCCGTCCGCGCCTTCGCCGCCGACCTGGCCCCGGACCGCCTCGACCTGCTGATCAACAACGCCGGCGTGATGGCCCTCCCCCACCGCCGCACGGCCGACGGCTTCGAGATGCAGTTCGGCACCAACCACCTCGGCCACTTCGCGCTGACCGGCCTGCTCCTCCCGGCGCTGCTCGGCACGCCGGGCGCCCGCGTCGTCACGGTCTCCAGCGGCCTCCACGCCCTCGCCGACATCGACCTGACCGACCTCAACTACGAGCAGAACCGGTACCGCCGCTGGATCGCCTACGCCCGCTCCAAGTCGGCCAACCTGCTCTTCACGCACGAGCTGGCCACCCGCCTCGGCCGGGCCGGCGCTGACGTCCTGTCCGTGGCGGCGCACCCCGGCTACGCCGCCACCAACCTCCAGACGGCCGGCGTCCGCATGGAGGGCCGCGACCGCGCCGAACGCCTCGCCACCCTCGGCAACCGCGTCTTCGCCCAGCCCGCCGAGTCCGGCGCGCTGCCCACGCTGTGCGCGGCGACCGCACCGGGCATGCGCCCCGACGCGTTCCTCGGCCCCCAGGGCGGCCTCCGCGGCGCACCGGCCCCGTCGTTCCGCGCCCCCTGGACGAGGAACGACACCACGGCGGCGGCGCTCTGGACCGCGTCGGAACAACTGACGGACGTGACCTACGACTTCACGCCTTCGACGCCGCCGAAGCAGGCCTGA